A window of the Lepisosteus oculatus isolate fLepOcu1 chromosome 14, fLepOcu1.hap2, whole genome shotgun sequence genome harbors these coding sequences:
- the LOC138242662 gene encoding uncharacterized protein, giving the protein MALPTIPAAFLLVLWTTESCAGPVTVRFLDSATLPCISKDPAPVDQPAVKWVLSTGRPVLYVEGGRPHSGPGFEHRAQMSGDKARLGNYSLTIAAVTFSDTGLYECYREAERDHLQFLEDTYLTVTAHEENVTHQSGASLSLPLHTTGPVEVLFDPAGSTQSSRVLLSSSGPPDPGYEHRVSVQNSSLTLRSLTPADQGSYTVRDLQGNTISTVTVTVGV; this is encoded by the exons ATGGCGCTCCCGACAATCCCTGCTGCCTTTTTACTGGTGCTCTGGACCACGG AGTCCTGTGCTGGCCCTGTCACTGTGAGATTTTTGGACTCGGCTACACTGCCCTGCATCTCCAAGGATCCAGCCCCTGTGGACCAGCCTGCTGTAAAATGGGTGTTGTCTACAGGAAGACCTGTGCTGTATGTCGAAGGTGGAAGACCTCATTCTGGACCCGGGTTCGAGCACAGAGCCCAGATGTCCGGAGACAAGGCCAGACTGGGAAATTACTCCCTGACCATCGCTGCTGTGACGTTCTCCGACACGGGCCTGTATGAGTGCTATCGGGAAGCCGAGCGAGACCACCTGCAGTTCCTGGAGGACACTTATCTCACTGTCACAG CTCATGAAGAAAATGTCACCCATCAGTCTggagcctctctgtctctccctctccatactactggtccagtggaggtgctgtttgatcctgcaggatctACCCAGTCTTCCAGAGTCTTACTGAGCAGCTCAGGGCCCCCTGACCCCGGGTATGAACACagagtgtcagtgcagaacagctctctgacactgcgctccctcactccagctgatcaggggagctacacagtgagggaccttcaGGGAAACACCATCAGCACTGTGACAGTCACTGTGGGAG TTTGA